A region from the Sutcliffiella horikoshii genome encodes:
- the flaG gene encoding flagellar protein FlaG produces the protein MHISPIGGVIIDPATRAQNQGTVSTKVDVSIDQTKQANPEQIRKQMETIVDGMNDFMKPMNVSVRFELHDDLNEYYVTVVDAATDEVIREIPSKKFLDMYAAMTEYMGLFVDKKI, from the coding sequence ATGCACATTTCGCCAATTGGAGGCGTCATCATAGATCCCGCAACTAGAGCACAAAATCAAGGAACAGTTTCAACTAAAGTCGATGTATCAATTGATCAAACAAAGCAGGCTAATCCTGAACAGATCAGAAAACAGATGGAAACAATCGTCGACGGAATGAACGATTTTATGAAGCCGATGAATGTATCTGTACGGTTTGAGCTACATGATGATTTGAATGAGTATTATGTGACAGTGGTGGATGCTGCCACTGATGAGGTTATAAGGGAGATTCCTTCCAAGAAGTTTTTAGATATGTATGCGGCGATGACCGAGTATATGGGGTTGTTCGTTGATAAAAAGATATAG
- a CDS encoding flagellin N-terminal helical domain-containing protein, with translation MISLIQTAEGALNETHDILQRMRELAVQSANETNTDDDRGALDKEFQQLKSEVTRIADQTQFNTKTLLKGGFGATATAGADIVAASGVTSYNVGGSGVGNIVLSSAAGTTGVELTATFTDSDGNSTTQVLDNIIAPTGTNSSTINFDKLGFSFTANNALTTTSFGGDADSTIAVTATAAKFQIGSNKDQTIDLSIGNMDSTALGVNGNDILSKDKAQLSVEALDDAIKTVSTERANLGSVQNRLEHTINNLNTSSENLTAAESRIRDVDYALAA, from the coding sequence TTGATTTCTTTGATTCAAACAGCCGAGGGAGCTTTAAACGAAACGCATGATATTCTACAGCGTATGCGTGAGTTAGCAGTCCAATCTGCAAATGAGACAAATACAGACGATGATAGAGGTGCTCTTGATAAAGAGTTCCAACAACTGAAAAGTGAAGTTACTCGTATTGCAGACCAAACACAATTTAATACCAAAACGCTATTAAAAGGTGGATTTGGAGCTACAGCTACTGCGGGTGCAGATATTGTAGCTGCTTCAGGTGTTACTAGTTACAATGTTGGTGGTTCAGGGGTAGGTAACATAGTTTTATCATCAGCTGCGGGTACTACCGGAGTTGAGTTAACTGCTACATTTACTGATAGTGATGGAAACTCAACAACACAAGTTTTAGATAATATTATTGCCCCAACAGGGACAAATTCAAGTACAATTAATTTTGATAAACTAGGTTTCTCCTTTACTGCTAATAATGCACTAACTACAACAAGTTTTGGTGGAGATGCAGATAGTACGATTGCAGTAACGGCAACTGCAGCAAAATTCCAAATAGGTTCAAACAAAGATCAAACGATTGACTTATCAATTGGAAATATGGATTCAACTGCTCTAGGAGTAAACGGTAACGATATTTTAAGTAAAGATAAAGCACAATTATCTGTAGAAGCACTAGATGATGCAATAAAAACTGTTTCTACTGAAAGAGCTAACTTAGGATCCGTTCAGAACCGTCTGGAGCACACAATAAACAACCTAAACACATCTTCTGAAAACCTAACAGCTGCGGAATCTCGTATCCGTGACGTTGATTATGCTTTAGCTGCATAG
- the csrA gene encoding carbon storage regulator CsrA: MLVLTRKKDEAIKIGDDIEITVLSINGDQVKLGIQAPKHIEIHRKEIYLSIQEENNAASHSSLDLLQALSNQLKK; the protein is encoded by the coding sequence ATGCTAGTATTAACACGCAAGAAAGACGAAGCCATTAAAATTGGTGATGACATAGAGATTACCGTCCTCAGTATAAATGGTGACCAAGTAAAGCTCGGCATCCAAGCACCAAAGCATATCGAGATACATAGAAAAGAAATCTACCTTTCCATTCAAGAGGAAAACAACGCAGCATCCCACTCCTCCCTGGATCTACTGCAAGCTTTAAGCAACCAACTAAAAAAATGA
- the fliW gene encoding flagellar assembly protein FliW, whose protein sequence is MKIETKYHGLIEVLEEEVIRFPNGLPGFLEEKEFAVIPFSEDGTFFILQSVQTPDLGFVLTNPFTFYPEYDFNLENQAVNALELDSAEDVTVYTVLTMVDPFHLTTANLQAPVVINVKKKLGKQVILTGSPYQTKHNLFPEAIAK, encoded by the coding sequence ATGAAAATAGAAACGAAGTATCATGGATTGATAGAAGTGTTGGAAGAAGAAGTGATCAGGTTCCCGAATGGGCTGCCAGGTTTTTTGGAGGAGAAGGAGTTCGCGGTGATTCCTTTTTCAGAGGACGGAACGTTTTTTATTTTGCAATCGGTCCAGACACCTGATCTCGGATTTGTGTTGACGAATCCATTCACTTTCTACCCAGAGTATGATTTTAATTTAGAGAATCAGGCGGTGAATGCCCTCGAACTTGATTCAGCTGAAGATGTGACTGTTTATACTGTTTTGACTATGGTAGACCCCTTCCATTTAACGACAGCCAATTTACAGGCACCAGTCGTGATAAACGTGAAAAAGAAGCTTGGTAAACAAGTAATCCTGACAGGCAGTCCTTATCAGACGAAGCATAATCTGTTTCCGGAAGCGATAGCAAAATAG
- a CDS encoding DUF6470 family protein, translated as MLFPQIRLRSTFAQTELQIQKPVQKIEKPRAELSIEQPKAELTMRRTPGRLTIDQTQAREDMDLKSVGRRIEEAAQLGRQDWLAGLARVAQDGNELMQIENGGGAIVRQAKRNSEGLPKEFNIGWIPSHFSVKINYVPGKVEIDVQERKPIIDAKINKPVHDYTPGSTQVSLANHPSLEIDFENLRHVGTGGYEQKI; from the coding sequence ATGCTATTTCCTCAAATACGGTTGCGGTCGACGTTTGCGCAAACTGAGTTGCAGATTCAAAAGCCTGTTCAGAAAATTGAGAAGCCGAGAGCGGAGTTGAGTATTGAGCAACCTAAGGCAGAGTTGACGATGAGGAGAACGCCTGGGAGGTTGACGATAGATCAGACCCAGGCGAGAGAGGATATGGATTTGAAGAGTGTGGGCAGGCGCATTGAAGAAGCGGCGCAGCTTGGACGGCAGGACTGGTTGGCAGGTCTGGCACGGGTTGCGCAGGACGGAAACGAGTTGATGCAGATTGAAAATGGCGGTGGAGCTATTGTTCGTCAGGCTAAGAGAAACAGTGAGGGTCTTCCAAAAGAATTCAACATTGGCTGGATTCCATCGCACTTTAGTGTGAAAATAAATTATGTACCAGGCAAAGTGGAAATTGATGTGCAAGAACGAAAACCTATAATAGATGCGAAGATAAACAAACCGGTACACGATTACACACCTGGTTCGACACAGGTCAGCTTGGCCAATCATCCATCATTGGAGATAGATTTTGAGAACCTGCGCCATGTCGGCACAGGCGGCTACGAACAAAAAATTTAA
- the flgL gene encoding flagellar hook-associated protein FlgL, whose translation MRVTQSMLTQNSLRQLSTSYGKMGKLMEQLSTGKKISRPSDDPVVAMKGMYYRTNLTELEQYKRNLSESYAWMENSEAALDHVQSVMHRARELVVQGSNDTYSPEDRQAMAKEIEQLKHDFVQVANTQVAGKYIFNGTAIDKPRITDANDPTSVSTENSPFEVEVSRGIKLQSNINTENVFNKDMMEIWNGLQSALETSDTDALKNLMGRFDKAADTISAERSELGARYNRLEMVDNRIGYQEVVATRILSDNEDADIEKVITDLTSQESVHRASLGVGARVIQPTLLDFLR comes from the coding sequence ATGCGAGTAACACAGAGCATGCTGACGCAGAACTCACTGCGTCAATTAAGCACAAGCTACGGTAAAATGGGCAAACTGATGGAACAGCTTTCTACAGGTAAAAAAATCTCCAGACCATCCGATGACCCGGTCGTGGCGATGAAAGGGATGTACTACCGTACAAACTTGACGGAGCTTGAACAATACAAACGGAACCTAAGTGAATCGTATGCCTGGATGGAAAACTCCGAAGCGGCATTGGATCACGTGCAAAGTGTCATGCACCGTGCGCGTGAGTTAGTGGTGCAAGGTTCCAATGATACATATTCTCCAGAAGATCGTCAGGCGATGGCAAAAGAGATTGAGCAGCTGAAACATGATTTTGTGCAGGTTGCTAACACGCAGGTTGCGGGAAAATACATTTTCAACGGCACAGCAATTGATAAGCCTCGTATCACGGACGCAAATGATCCTACGTCTGTAAGCACGGAAAACTCTCCGTTCGAGGTGGAGGTTTCCCGTGGCATCAAGCTACAGTCCAATATCAATACAGAAAATGTATTTAATAAGGACATGATGGAGATTTGGAATGGACTTCAGTCGGCACTTGAGACCAGTGATACGGATGCTTTGAAGAATCTGATGGGACGATTTGATAAGGCTGCTGATACGATTTCAGCAGAGCGTTCGGAATTAGGTGCCCGTTACAACCGGTTGGAAATGGTAGACAATCGCATTGGATATCAGGAAGTGGTGGCTACACGAATCTTGTCTGATAATGAAGATGCAGATATAGAGAAGGTCATTACGGATTTGACGTCGCAGGAGAGCGTGCATCGCGCTTCTCTTGGTGTGGGTGCGCGTGTGATTCAGCCTACGTTGTTGGATTTTTTAAGGTAG
- the flgK gene encoding flagellar hook-associated protein FlgK: protein MRSTFHSLEVARRGLVTQQTALQTVGHNIANANTPGYTRQRVNFVQTEPYPAPSLNRPQIPGQIGTGVEAGSIQRVRESFLDTQYRGENNKLGYWESRADSLQKMEEIMNEPSETGLSTTLDRFWQSFQDLAVNPTNAGARSVVRQRGLAVSETFRFLSDSLSSVQGDIKNEMDVTLKQVNALSQQINNINKQIGEIEPHGYLANDLYDERDRLVDELSQLVNIKTSTVGSGGNPSSIAEGKFTIDMVDDSGRKIGNLVDATTLKVNSLSLEYRYDTELVDGYSLGDTSFGIGSMQASGKLRGLIDSYGFMEGNTEKGLYPDMLNHLDTVAYEFAQEINRVHESGWSISSIETGEHTAFKFFEFKNTDISADNKKDAAKLFTVSADIVQSLDNIAASGYNKGIITTGEFHGFNGVENVSVTVQSTVDAAGVQQFTYTVYDAAQSPKQELKTSGNFASLEQLGAGLSEEFTDENGNPSVDFNLDKVRLEDVSKGNFINVDIPKVGQVGGRVGDGSNAVALAEVKARSLQLNGVSTTFQNYYESVIGGLAVDAQEANRLSYNSETLKLAVDQRRQSVSGVSLDEEMTSMIQYQHAYNASARMITLTDELLDKIINGMGIGGR from the coding sequence ATGCGTTCAACATTTCATAGTCTCGAAGTTGCGAGACGTGGTCTGGTTACCCAGCAAACTGCCCTTCAGACGGTTGGTCACAACATTGCCAATGCCAACACCCCTGGCTATACGAGACAACGGGTGAATTTCGTTCAAACCGAGCCATATCCAGCTCCATCATTAAATCGTCCTCAGATTCCGGGGCAGATTGGGACAGGGGTAGAAGCGGGCAGCATCCAACGTGTGAGGGAGAGTTTCCTGGATACCCAGTATCGCGGGGAAAACAATAAGCTTGGCTATTGGGAATCTCGTGCAGATTCGCTGCAAAAGATGGAAGAGATCATGAACGAACCATCAGAGACAGGACTTTCTACGACATTAGATCGTTTTTGGCAGTCGTTTCAAGATCTGGCGGTCAATCCTACTAATGCAGGTGCACGTTCTGTAGTGAGGCAGCGCGGATTGGCGGTTTCTGAAACGTTCCGATTCTTATCAGATTCCCTGAGCTCGGTTCAAGGTGATATTAAAAATGAGATGGATGTCACGCTGAAGCAAGTTAACGCACTAAGCCAACAGATAAATAATATTAATAAGCAAATTGGTGAAATTGAGCCACATGGATATCTTGCTAACGACCTTTACGATGAAAGGGACCGGTTAGTGGACGAGCTATCCCAGCTGGTTAATATAAAAACTTCTACAGTAGGCAGTGGCGGCAATCCTAGCAGTATCGCGGAAGGAAAGTTTACTATTGATATGGTAGACGATTCTGGTCGCAAAATCGGCAACCTGGTCGATGCAACAACACTTAAAGTGAACAGCCTATCACTAGAGTATCGTTATGATACGGAACTGGTGGACGGATACAGCCTTGGTGATACAAGCTTTGGAATTGGCAGCATGCAGGCTTCCGGTAAACTGCGCGGCCTAATAGATTCCTACGGCTTCATGGAAGGCAATACAGAAAAGGGTCTATACCCTGATATGCTAAACCATCTTGATACAGTGGCCTATGAATTTGCCCAGGAGATTAACAGGGTTCATGAATCGGGCTGGAGCATTTCAAGTATAGAGACCGGAGAGCATACGGCGTTCAAGTTCTTTGAGTTTAAAAATACAGACATTAGTGCTGATAACAAAAAGGATGCGGCAAAACTTTTCACTGTTTCAGCGGATATCGTTCAATCCTTGGACAATATCGCGGCTTCGGGCTACAACAAAGGGATCATCACAACAGGGGAATTTCATGGTTTTAACGGCGTGGAAAATGTCTCTGTTACTGTGCAGTCTACTGTAGATGCTGCTGGGGTTCAGCAGTTTACTTATACGGTCTATGATGCAGCGCAGTCGCCAAAACAAGAACTGAAAACTTCGGGTAATTTTGCAAGTCTTGAACAACTGGGAGCTGGATTGTCTGAGGAGTTCACGGACGAGAACGGAAACCCATCGGTTGATTTTAATTTGGATAAGGTTCGTCTTGAAGATGTTTCAAAAGGGAACTTCATCAATGTAGACATCCCGAAAGTCGGACAGGTCGGTGGGCGTGTTGGAGATGGCAGCAACGCAGTAGCTCTTGCAGAAGTAAAAGCCCGTTCGCTTCAGTTAAATGGCGTGTCTACTACTTTCCAAAACTATTATGAGAGTGTCATCGGCGGATTGGCAGTAGATGCTCAGGAAGCAAATCGACTTTCCTATAATAGTGAGACATTGAAGCTTGCAGTAGATCAGCGTCGACAATCGGTAAGTGGCGTGTCACTGGATGAAGAGATGACAAGCATGATTCAGTACCAGCATGCATACAACGCATCTGCGAGAATGATCACGTTAACGGATGAACTTTTAGATAAAATAATAAACGGCATGGGAATAGGCGGAAGGTAG
- the flgN gene encoding flagellar export chaperone FlgN, protein MSIPTIITILEKMLTLHAYLYELTVRKEEIVKANKVEELQQLTREEKQYTRAIVQLEKQRTELSEGKTVTELAEMATPSEKSALQDLKARLTETIGNIQNQNELNQLLLQQSLQFVTMTLNTLNPQPNAVNYEKPANTKKSVSAPARSLFDSRA, encoded by the coding sequence ATGTCGATTCCAACCATCATAACCATACTCGAAAAAATGCTGACCTTGCATGCCTACCTCTATGAACTTACTGTGCGGAAAGAAGAGATTGTAAAGGCGAACAAGGTAGAAGAATTACAACAGCTTACAAGGGAAGAAAAACAATATACGCGAGCGATAGTCCAGCTAGAGAAGCAACGAACGGAGCTGTCAGAGGGAAAAACGGTAACTGAGCTTGCGGAAATGGCCACCCCATCGGAAAAAAGTGCCCTGCAAGACCTGAAAGCTAGGCTGACTGAAACAATTGGCAACATCCAAAATCAAAACGAGCTTAATCAGCTCCTGCTTCAGCAATCCCTACAATTCGTCACGATGACCTTAAATACCTTAAATCCGCAGCCGAATGCGGTAAACTACGAAAAACCTGCGAATACGAAAAAAAGTGTCAGTGCTCCAGCGCGCTCGCTATTCGATTCAAGAGCTTAG
- the flgM gene encoding flagellar biosynthesis anti-sigma factor FlgM — translation MKINNLGPSGINPYKNQMKQQHAAKANQTKSDQVEISSRAKELQERSLFTEARQEKIAKLKVSVENGTYQVDSKAIANKMIDYYFNK, via the coding sequence ATGAAAATAAACAATTTAGGACCTTCAGGGATTAACCCATATAAAAATCAAATGAAACAGCAACATGCTGCAAAAGCGAATCAGACAAAAAGCGACCAGGTAGAAATATCGAGTAGAGCAAAAGAACTGCAAGAACGTTCCCTATTCACCGAAGCTCGTCAGGAGAAAATCGCTAAACTGAAAGTCTCTGTGGAGAACGGCACTTATCAAGTTGACTCAAAAGCCATCGCCAACAAGATGATTGATTACTATTTTAATAAATAA
- a CDS encoding TIGR03826 family flagellar region protein, translating to MSQLDNCPNCGQIYVKNAFREVCETCYKEEEAKYNTVYKYIRQRENRTATMDQVEEGTGVEEYIIIKFIRKGRIQLAHFPNLGYPCDRCGRIIREDKLCQGCKKDIHGQLSELEREEERKRAIREEGKTYHVLNKKF from the coding sequence ATGTCTCAACTAGATAATTGCCCAAACTGCGGTCAGATTTATGTGAAAAATGCGTTTCGGGAGGTATGCGAAACGTGCTATAAAGAAGAGGAAGCGAAGTACAATACTGTTTACAAATACATCCGCCAACGAGAAAACAGGACTGCAACGATGGATCAGGTCGAGGAGGGCACGGGAGTAGAGGAATATATAATTATAAAGTTTATAAGAAAAGGCCGAATTCAACTCGCTCATTTTCCGAATTTAGGTTATCCTTGCGACCGTTGTGGTAGGATTATTAGAGAAGACAAGCTTTGTCAGGGCTGTAAAAAGGATATACACGGACAGCTTTCTGAATTAGAGCGCGAAGAAGAAAGAAAACGTGCAATCCGTGAAGAAGGAAAAACATACCACGTTTTAAATAAGAAGTTTTAA
- a CDS encoding ComF family protein: MRNCLICHGDVSSLFGWAAFLGLQKHNPVCEECESAFQKIAGELCRICGREWAMVALDNRHGDLCSDCFRWENDLSATGLLQWNRSVYHYNDHMKEVLARYKFRGDATFVKSFKKAFRETFEAVRNKENPILVPIPLSADRKYDRGFNQSLLLAELLPGKPEELLSRFNSEKQSKKARKERMERENTFYVPDPEPVKGKSILLIDDIYTTGTTVRMAAKVLKDAGAKDISSYTLVRS, from the coding sequence ATGAGGAATTGCTTGATTTGTCATGGTGATGTTTCTTCTTTGTTTGGATGGGCCGCATTCCTAGGATTACAAAAGCATAACCCTGTTTGCGAGGAGTGTGAAAGTGCTTTTCAAAAAATCGCAGGAGAACTCTGCAGAATTTGTGGTCGGGAGTGGGCGATGGTGGCACTAGACAATCGACATGGAGATCTCTGTTCCGACTGTTTTAGATGGGAAAACGATCTATCCGCAACCGGACTTCTCCAGTGGAACCGGTCCGTATACCATTACAATGACCATATGAAAGAAGTGTTAGCGAGATATAAATTCCGCGGAGATGCCACATTTGTAAAAAGTTTCAAGAAAGCGTTCCGTGAAACGTTTGAGGCGGTAAGGAATAAAGAGAATCCTATTCTTGTCCCCATCCCCTTAAGTGCAGATCGCAAATATGACCGTGGCTTTAATCAGTCGCTTCTTTTGGCAGAGCTTTTACCTGGTAAGCCGGAAGAACTACTCTCCAGATTCAACTCAGAAAAACAATCAAAAAAAGCACGAAAAGAGAGAATGGAACGGGAGAATACTTTCTACGTCCCAGACCCAGAACCGGTAAAGGGTAAAAGCATCCTCCTCATAGATGACATCTACACAACAGGAACCACAGTACGAATGGCGGCAAAAGTCCTAAAAGACGCCGGTGCAAAGGATATTTCCTCCTACACGCTTGTTCGCAGTTAA
- a CDS encoding DEAD/DEAH box helicase, with protein sequence MLFTQTRNNIIKFTNQNSDHTRRISDIPNIQQPPIQETFPFNQDLQHFLSCKRLLADELPFTHDTLQTHYQNGYLKLDYGIHSTKTGTKCNRCGNNDQNLFASFNCARCHQMCTYCRHCIMMGRVSECTPLISWIGPQPRSMGQHVNLSWEGTLSKGQQLASDRVVKAIQSNTSLLVWAVCGAGKTEVLFKGIETAISKGGRVCIATPRTDVVLELSPRLKQVFPNIEVVTLYGGSEDRTKNALLTIATTHQLLRYYRAFDTLIIDEVDAFPFSIDSTLEYAEKKARKEEGSLIYLSATPSRKIQREVSAKSLESVVIPARYHQQPLPVPTLMWCGKWERKILKGLLPANVRVWVRKHMEKGSPIFLFVPNIALLEKVVKILTQEHGNLVAGVHSKDTERKEKVTMFREGKIKILVTTTILERGVTVENVQVGVLGAEEDVFTESALVQIAGRVGRSSQYPSGDVRFFHYGKTNEMVAAVDQIRKMNYQARKGGFFQ encoded by the coding sequence ATGCTTTTCACTCAAACAAGGAATAACATAATAAAATTCACCAACCAAAACTCAGACCACACCCGAAGAATCTCCGATATCCCTAATATTCAGCAACCTCCCATCCAGGAAACATTCCCCTTCAATCAAGACCTCCAACACTTCCTCTCCTGCAAAAGACTTTTAGCAGACGAACTCCCATTCACCCACGACACTCTCCAAACGCATTACCAAAACGGATATTTAAAGCTGGATTATGGAATCCACTCCACCAAAACAGGAACCAAATGCAATCGATGTGGTAACAATGATCAAAACCTGTTTGCTTCGTTTAACTGTGCCCGCTGTCACCAAATGTGCACCTATTGTCGCCATTGCATCATGATGGGACGGGTAAGTGAATGCACCCCGCTTATCTCGTGGATAGGACCGCAGCCTCGCTCAATGGGTCAACATGTAAACCTCTCGTGGGAAGGCACACTCTCCAAAGGTCAGCAACTCGCCTCCGACCGAGTTGTCAAAGCAATCCAGTCCAACACATCTCTCCTCGTCTGGGCAGTTTGCGGGGCAGGAAAAACCGAGGTTCTTTTCAAGGGAATCGAAACGGCAATAAGCAAAGGCGGCCGTGTTTGCATTGCCACACCAAGAACGGACGTAGTATTAGAACTATCCCCAAGGTTAAAACAAGTTTTTCCAAACATCGAAGTTGTCACTTTATATGGAGGCAGCGAAGACAGAACGAAAAATGCCTTACTAACCATCGCCACGACCCACCAGTTACTCCGCTATTACCGAGCATTTGATACCCTCATCATTGACGAGGTCGATGCCTTTCCTTTTTCCATAGATTCAACGCTTGAGTATGCAGAAAAAAAAGCACGAAAAGAAGAAGGGAGTCTTATCTACTTAAGTGCCACTCCATCGAGAAAAATTCAGAGGGAAGTCAGTGCTAAGAGTTTGGAATCAGTGGTAATTCCGGCTAGGTACCACCAACAACCACTGCCAGTCCCTACACTAATGTGGTGTGGGAAATGGGAAAGGAAAATCCTAAAAGGCCTGCTACCGGCTAATGTCCGTGTATGGGTGAGAAAACATATGGAAAAGGGAAGCCCTATATTCTTGTTTGTCCCCAACATAGCTCTTTTAGAAAAAGTAGTGAAAATTTTAACTCAGGAACATGGAAACCTCGTAGCGGGTGTGCATTCAAAGGACACTGAACGAAAAGAGAAGGTAACGATGTTCCGAGAAGGTAAAATAAAAATACTAGTAACCACAACAATTCTAGAACGTGGCGTGACGGTAGAAAACGTCCAAGTAGGAGTGCTTGGAGCGGAGGAAGATGTCTTTACAGAAAGTGCTCTCGTGCAAATCGCTGGCAGGGTTGGCCGCAGCAGTCAATATCCGAGTGGAGACGTCCGTTTTTTTCATTACGGTAAGACAAATGAAATGGTAGCCGCGGTTGACCAAATTAGAAAGATGAATTATCAAGCACGAAAGGGAGGCTTCTTCCAATGA
- a CDS encoding DegV family protein has translation MKTAIVTDSTAYISAELREKHDIHMIPLNVIFGNESYQEEVDIKVEQFYEEVKNSRELPSTSQPAIGEFVSLFEKLAKDYDAVVSIHLSSGISGTYQGAVAAGDMVDGIDVYAFDSEISCMIQGFYALEAAELAAEGKSPEQIMERLNVMKESDRAYFMVDDLSHLQRGGRLSSAQAIVGSLLQVKPLLHFVDTKIVPFEKIRTRKKAVKRIHDLFDEDASLGVPMRACVIHANREAEAEEMKKELEQKYPHVEFFLSYFGPVIGTHLGEGALGLGWYKR, from the coding sequence ATGAAAACGGCGATTGTTACAGACAGTACTGCCTACATCTCAGCAGAATTACGCGAAAAGCATGACATACATATGATCCCGCTAAATGTAATTTTCGGGAATGAATCGTACCAAGAGGAAGTTGACATCAAAGTAGAGCAATTTTACGAAGAGGTCAAAAACAGCAGAGAACTGCCATCCACGTCACAACCGGCAATCGGCGAGTTTGTTTCCCTTTTTGAAAAACTTGCAAAGGACTATGACGCCGTTGTGAGCATTCATCTTTCAAGCGGCATTAGCGGCACATACCAAGGTGCGGTTGCAGCAGGTGATATGGTGGATGGAATTGATGTGTATGCATTTGATTCCGAGATCAGCTGCATGATCCAAGGCTTCTACGCATTAGAAGCGGCGGAATTGGCCGCAGAAGGAAAGTCCCCAGAGCAAATTATGGAGCGACTGAACGTCATGAAAGAATCTGACCGTGCTTACTTTATGGTAGATGACCTTTCTCACTTACAACGTGGTGGCCGTCTAAGCAGCGCTCAAGCGATTGTCGGAAGCCTTTTGCAGGTCAAACCGCTGTTGCATTTTGTCGATACGAAAATCGTTCCGTTTGAGAAGATTCGTACTCGTAAAAAAGCGGTCAAGCGAATTCATGATCTGTTTGATGAGGATGCTTCTTTGGGAGTACCGATGCGCGCGTGTGTGATCCATGCGAATCGTGAAGCAGAAGCAGAAGAGATGAAGAAAGAGCTTGAACAGAAGTACCCTCACGTGGAGTTCTTCTTGAGCTATTTCGGCCCGGTAATAGGAACGCATCTTGGTGAAGGTGCTTTGGGGCTTGGGTGGTATAAGCGGTAG
- a CDS encoding response regulator: MDTTKIVIIDDHQLFREGVKRILDFETNFHVVAEGDDGEEALELMEKHDPDVIIMDINMPKVNGVEATRRLVEANAEAKVIVLSIHDDENYVTHALQTGARGYLLKEMDADALVDAVKVVADGGSYLHPKVTHNLVREYRRLTENGVRSGSRGSNGGGSTATTYQQIEIRRPLHLLTRRECEVLQLLADGKSNKAIGEALFISEKTVKNHVSNILQKMNVNDRTQAVVVAIKNGWVEVR; this comes from the coding sequence ATGGATACGACAAAAATCGTGATTATTGATGATCATCAGCTTTTCCGTGAAGGAGTTAAACGCATTCTTGATTTTGAAACAAACTTTCACGTTGTGGCAGAAGGTGACGATGGAGAAGAAGCGCTGGAACTAATGGAAAAGCATGATCCAGACGTCATCATCATGGACATCAACATGCCAAAAGTAAATGGTGTGGAGGCTACAAGACGTTTAGTGGAAGCAAACGCGGAAGCAAAGGTCATCGTACTATCCATTCATGATGATGAGAATTACGTTACACACGCACTGCAAACAGGTGCACGCGGCTATCTTTTAAAAGAGATGGATGCCGATGCATTAGTGGATGCAGTTAAGGTGGTTGCTGATGGCGGGTCTTATCTTCACCCGAAAGTAACGCATAACCTTGTAAGGGAATACCGTCGCTTAACGGAAAATGGTGTGCGAAGCGGCTCACGTGGAAGCAATGGTGGCGGCTCGACGGCAACAACGTATCAACAGATTGAAATTCGCCGCCCGCTTCACTTGTTGACTCGTCGAGAATGCGAAGTGCTGCAGCTGTTGGCTGACGGAAAGAGCAACAAGGCAATCGGGGAAGCATTATTCATCAGTGAAAAGACGGTTAAAAACCATGTAAGTAACATCCTTCAAAAAATGAATGTAAATGACCGTACACAAGCTGTTGTTGTAGCAATCAAGAATGGCTGGGTAGAGGTTAGGTAG